The proteins below come from a single Ruegeria sp. THAF33 genomic window:
- the murJ gene encoding murein biosynthesis integral membrane protein MurJ, producing MKQIRLFSGLFTVGFWTLASRILGFLREILLTAFIGPGPVMDAFVAAFRLPNMFRRFFAEGAFNAAFVPMFSKRLEADENPQGFAQDAFNLLAVAVLALVGLAMVFMPGLVWLTAEGFHGDERFELAVDYGYVVFPYILFMSLAALFSGVLNATGRFAAAAAAPVLLNIFACTALIAGAISGGEVIRWLISVIPVAGVAQLVLVWVATERAGIRIRPGLPHLTPEMRRMVRIAVPAALAMGVTQVNLVVGQLVASNTEKAVSWLFAADRLYQLPLGVVGIAIGIVLLPDLSRRLRADDKEGARNAFSRAGEFMLLLTLPSTVAFLMIPNPLVSVLFERGQFSPEDTAATALAVAIYGIGLPAFMLQKLLQPLFFAREDTRSPFRYAVVAMVVNAALAFGLFPLVGWIAPAIAASTAGWAMVVLLAIGARRMGEEARFDDRFKARAGRIVLASVGMGAVLFALIHFLGWTLDIPGWRYLALLVLIVVAAVSYFCLGHVLGAFKLSEFKRALRRA from the coding sequence ATGAAGCAAATCCGTTTGTTTTCAGGCCTGTTCACGGTCGGCTTCTGGACGCTGGCCAGTCGAATACTGGGGTTTCTGCGGGAAATTCTGCTGACCGCCTTCATCGGCCCCGGGCCGGTGATGGATGCTTTCGTCGCGGCCTTTCGCCTGCCGAACATGTTCCGCCGCTTTTTCGCCGAAGGTGCGTTTAACGCGGCTTTTGTGCCCATGTTCTCGAAACGGCTGGAGGCGGACGAGAACCCCCAGGGGTTCGCGCAGGATGCGTTCAACCTGTTGGCCGTGGCCGTTCTGGCGCTGGTCGGGCTGGCCATGGTTTTCATGCCGGGTCTGGTGTGGCTGACGGCCGAAGGGTTCCATGGGGATGAACGTTTCGAGCTGGCCGTGGACTATGGCTATGTCGTGTTCCCGTATATCCTTTTCATGTCCTTGGCGGCGTTGTTTTCGGGGGTATTGAACGCCACTGGCAGGTTCGCAGCGGCCGCAGCGGCACCTGTTTTGCTGAACATCTTTGCCTGCACCGCGCTGATTGCCGGGGCCATCTCTGGAGGCGAGGTGATACGATGGCTGATCTCGGTCATTCCGGTCGCCGGCGTCGCACAACTGGTGCTGGTCTGGGTGGCGACCGAACGTGCAGGTATCCGTATCCGCCCGGGCCTGCCCCACCTGACGCCCGAGATGCGCCGGATGGTCCGCATCGCGGTTCCCGCCGCCTTGGCCATGGGGGTTACGCAGGTCAATCTGGTGGTCGGACAACTGGTGGCGTCAAATACCGAAAAGGCCGTGAGTTGGCTGTTTGCCGCGGATCGCCTGTACCAACTGCCTTTGGGCGTCGTCGGAATCGCCATTGGCATTGTCCTGCTGCCCGACCTGTCCCGCCGCCTGCGCGCCGACGACAAGGAAGGGGCCCGCAACGCGTTTTCCCGCGCCGGGGAATTCATGCTGCTGTTGACGTTGCCCTCGACCGTGGCGTTCCTGATGATCCCGAACCCGCTGGTTTCGGTACTGTTCGAAAGGGGACAGTTCAGTCCCGAGGATACCGCTGCGACAGCTCTGGCGGTCGCGATTTATGGCATTGGTCTGCCTGCATTCATGCTGCAAAAACTGCTGCAACCACTTTTCTTTGCGCGCGAGGATACGCGTTCCCCATTCCGATATGCGGTGGTCGCAATGGTCGTGAACGCGGCATTGGCGTTTGGCCTTTTCCCGCTGGTGGGTTGGATCGCCCCTGCGATTGCTGCGTCAACTGCCGGCTGGGCCATGGTTGTTCTTCTGGCGATCGGTGCACGTCGCATGGGCGAAGAAGCGCGTTTCGATGACCGTTTCAAGGCACGTGCGGGACGGATCGTTCTGGCCTCGGTCGGCATGGGCGCGGTTTTGTTTGCGTTGATCCACTTCTTAGGTTGGACGCTGGACATTCCCGGTTGGCGCTATCTGGCGCTTTTGGTCCTGATCGTGGTCGCCGCCGTCTCGTATTTCTGTCTTGGTCATGTCCTGGGAGCGTTCAAATTGTCAGAGTTCAAACGCGCCTTGCGCCGGGCCTGA
- a CDS encoding penicillin-binding protein activator, with amino-acid sequence MFTVCKPVSKLAKAAIALTTAAFLAACEPGGVGGGPSIDTSNPVPVALLVPRSGDAALAQSLENAARMAMSDLPNVKIDLRVYDTAGNPTTATAVAQQAVAEGAKIIVGPVYAQAANAAGLAVLNNNVNVLSFSNNTSIAGGNVFVLGPTFENTANRLVNYAGRQGKTNTVIVHSNDAAGQVGQAAIANALANSRVNNAGTVGYDRSQQGVINSVPTIKATVDSTGADSIFMTATTAGALPLFSQLLPEAGVSPATTQFIGLTRWDIPPQTLELPGVQGGWFALPDPSKAQAYRQRYNATYGEAPHPISGLAYDGIAAIGALVSQGKSNALTGAALTQNAGFQGVGGIFRLRPNGTNERGLAVATIQNKQVVVIDPAPQSFSGAGF; translated from the coding sequence ATGTTTACCGTTTGCAAGCCCGTAAGCAAGCTGGCGAAAGCCGCCATTGCCCTGACGACCGCAGCATTTCTGGCCGCTTGTGAGCCGGGCGGCGTTGGGGGTGGCCCTTCGATTGACACGTCGAATCCTGTTCCGGTTGCTTTGCTGGTTCCCCGCTCGGGCGACGCCGCGCTGGCGCAGAGCCTTGAGAATGCGGCCCGTATGGCAATGTCCGATCTGCCTAACGTCAAAATCGACCTGCGTGTTTACGATACGGCAGGAAACCCGACCACGGCGACAGCGGTGGCCCAGCAGGCCGTTGCCGAAGGCGCCAAGATCATTGTCGGCCCTGTTTACGCCCAGGCGGCAAACGCTGCCGGACTGGCCGTACTGAACAATAACGTGAATGTTCTTTCGTTCTCGAACAACACCAGCATTGCGGGTGGCAATGTATTTGTACTTGGACCGACCTTTGAAAACACCGCCAACCGGCTGGTGAATTATGCGGGCAGGCAAGGCAAAACGAACACGGTTATCGTGCACAGCAATGATGCCGCGGGGCAAGTGGGGCAAGCTGCCATCGCCAATGCTCTGGCAAACAGCCGGGTCAACAATGCGGGAACGGTCGGATACGACCGGTCGCAACAGGGTGTCATCAACTCGGTTCCCACCATCAAGGCCACCGTCGATTCGACAGGGGCGGACTCGATTTTCATGACGGCAACGACAGCGGGTGCCTTGCCACTTTTCTCGCAATTGCTGCCTGAGGCCGGCGTTTCTCCGGCGACGACACAATTCATCGGTCTAACCCGTTGGGATATCCCCCCGCAAACGCTGGAGCTGCCGGGCGTGCAAGGGGGATGGTTCGCCCTGCCCGACCCGTCAAAGGCCCAAGCCTATCGTCAACGCTATAACGCGACATATGGAGAAGCGCCTCATCCGATCAGCGGTCTGGCCTATGACGGAATAGCGGCGATTGGTGCTTTGGTCAGCCAGGGCAAATCCAATGCTCTGACCGGTGCTGCCCTGACCCAAAATGCCGGTTTCCAAGGTGTTGGCGGTATCTTCCGCCTCCGCCCGAACGGCACCAATGAACGCGGCCTTGCCGTAGCGACGATTCAGAATAAACAGGTGGTTGTGATTGACCCTGCCCCGCAAAGCTTCTCTGGTGCCGGTTTCTGA
- a CDS encoding branched-chain amino acid aminotransferase codes for MATGTNIRTYFQGQWHEGDAPIMRAADHGAWLGSSVFDGARYFDGVAPDLEAHCARVNRSAEALMLTPTTTTEQMVELIREGLQAYSPDTAVYIRPMYWGIDGDSTAIVPQENSTGFAICLEEIPMAPETASATLSTTRFRRPVLESAVVNAKAGCLYPNNARMLQEARSKGFSNALVADAMGHVAETATANIFMVKDGEVFTPIPNGTFLAGITRARHIKNLRADGVKVHETVLSFEDFHEADEVFMSGNMSKVTPVTALEETQFQVGPIARRARALYWDWAASER; via the coding sequence ATGGCAACCGGCACGAACATCCGGACCTATTTTCAAGGCCAATGGCATGAGGGGGATGCACCCATCATGCGCGCGGCGGATCATGGCGCCTGGCTGGGATCTTCGGTCTTTGACGGCGCGCGATATTTTGACGGCGTGGCCCCGGATCTGGAGGCCCATTGCGCACGGGTAAATCGGTCAGCCGAAGCCTTGATGCTGACGCCGACCACGACGACCGAACAGATGGTCGAGTTGATACGCGAAGGGTTGCAGGCCTACAGCCCGGACACAGCCGTTTACATTCGTCCGATGTACTGGGGGATCGACGGTGACAGCACGGCAATAGTCCCTCAGGAAAACAGCACCGGTTTTGCCATCTGCCTGGAAGAAATCCCAATGGCCCCGGAAACCGCGTCGGCCACTCTGTCGACCACGCGCTTCCGCCGCCCGGTTCTGGAAAGCGCGGTCGTAAACGCCAAGGCGGGGTGCCTTTACCCCAACAACGCCCGCATGCTGCAAGAGGCGCGCTCGAAAGGCTTTTCCAACGCTTTGGTGGCCGATGCGATGGGGCATGTGGCGGAAACGGCGACGGCCAACATCTTCATGGTGAAGGATGGCGAAGTCTTTACACCGATCCCGAACGGAACCTTCCTGGCTGGAATTACCCGAGCACGGCATATCAAAAACCTGCGCGCAGATGGAGTAAAGGTCCACGAAACGGTTCTGAGCTTCGAGGATTTCCACGAGGCCGACGAGGTCTTCATGTCCGGCAACATGAGCAAGGTCACACCGGTAACTGCGCTGGAGGAAACGCAATTTCAGGTGGGTCCTATTGCTCGCCGTGCCCGCGCCCTCTATTGGGATTGGGCTGCAAGTGAACGATAG
- a CDS encoding 2-hydroxychromene-2-carboxylate isomerase yields the protein MAKTIQFWFEFASTYSYLSAMRIEAAAQDKGVDIEWHPFLLGPIFADQGWRTSPFNLYPAKGRYMWRDMERLCKARGLPFAKPDPFPQNSLRAARLVLGIEDHRERAAFVRAVLSAEFGAGQNISEDSVLASCLDEAGVHSGVMNRAGDPDIKQALFEQSARAKALGLFGAPSFLAGEELFWGDDRLDDALEYASTI from the coding sequence ATGGCGAAGACGATACAGTTCTGGTTCGAATTCGCCTCGACCTATTCCTACCTCAGCGCGATGCGGATCGAAGCGGCCGCGCAAGACAAAGGCGTTGACATTGAATGGCACCCGTTCCTGTTGGGTCCGATTTTCGCGGATCAAGGATGGCGCACCTCACCTTTCAACCTGTATCCGGCCAAAGGGCGGTACATGTGGCGCGATATGGAACGTCTGTGCAAGGCGCGCGGGCTTCCTTTTGCAAAGCCTGATCCATTTCCGCAGAATTCGCTCAGGGCAGCACGTCTGGTTCTGGGCATCGAGGATCATCGGGAACGGGCGGCGTTTGTTCGGGCCGTCTTGAGCGCCGAATTCGGCGCCGGGCAGAATATCTCAGAGGACAGCGTATTGGCCTCCTGTCTCGACGAAGCAGGGGTGCACAGCGGCGTGATGAACCGCGCAGGGGACCCGGACATAAAACAGGCCCTGTTCGAACAATCTGCCCGCGCCAAGGCGCTTGGTCTGTTTGGTGCACCAAGTTTTCTGGCCGGGGAAGAGTTGTTCTGGGGCGATGATCGTCTGGATGATGCACTAGAATACGCCTCCACAATTTAG
- the trpS gene encoding tryptophan--tRNA ligase, with translation MTETQFTPRVFSGAQPSGNLHLGNYLGALRNWVRMQSEEFETIYCMVDLHAITVWQNPTELQHATRELCAGYIASGLNPEKSILFNQSQVPEHAQLAWIFNCVARMGWMQRMTQWKDKAGKNQQNASLGLFAYPALMAADILIYHATHVPVGEDQKQHLELTRDIAIKFNNDFGVDFFPVTEPVIEGAATRVMSLRDGSKKMSKSDPSDMSRINLTDDAETIAKKIRKAKTDPDALPSEAEGLEDRPEARNLVNIYAALNDQTIEQVLSEVGGKQFGEFKPMLADLAVAKLAPISTEMSRLMGDQAEIDRILARGAERAREIAAPILQKTYEIVGMVGAASR, from the coding sequence ATGACCGAGACCCAGTTCACGCCCCGCGTGTTTTCCGGCGCACAGCCTTCGGGTAACCTGCACCTCGGCAATTATCTCGGTGCGCTTCGGAACTGGGTGAGAATGCAAAGCGAGGAATTTGAAACCATCTATTGCATGGTCGATCTTCATGCAATCACGGTCTGGCAAAATCCAACCGAGTTGCAGCATGCAACGCGGGAGCTTTGTGCCGGTTACATCGCTTCTGGACTAAACCCCGAAAAATCGATTTTGTTCAATCAAAGCCAAGTGCCGGAACACGCGCAACTGGCTTGGATATTTAACTGTGTTGCTCGTATGGGTTGGATGCAGCGCATGACCCAGTGGAAGGACAAGGCCGGCAAAAACCAGCAGAACGCTTCGCTTGGCTTGTTTGCCTATCCTGCTCTGATGGCTGCGGACATCCTCATCTACCACGCGACCCACGTACCGGTAGGGGAAGACCAGAAACAGCATCTTGAGCTGACTCGCGACATCGCCATCAAGTTCAACAACGATTTCGGCGTCGATTTCTTTCCCGTCACCGAGCCGGTGATCGAAGGTGCGGCCACACGGGTCATGAGCCTGAGGGACGGATCAAAGAAGATGTCGAAATCCGATCCTTCTGACATGAGCCGGATCAACCTGACGGATGACGCCGAAACGATTGCCAAGAAAATCCGCAAAGCCAAGACCGACCCTGATGCTCTGCCGTCAGAGGCCGAAGGGCTCGAGGACCGCCCCGAGGCGCGTAACCTGGTCAATATCTACGCGGCCCTGAACGATCAAACCATCGAACAGGTTCTGTCCGAAGTAGGCGGCAAGCAGTTCGGTGAGTTCAAACCGATGCTGGCCGATCTGGCAGTGGCGAAACTGGCTCCGATCTCGACCGAAATGTCACGCCTGATGGGGGATCAGGCCGAGATTGACCGGATTCTCGCCCGCGGCGCCGAGCGCGCACGTGAAATCGCTGCTCCGATCCTGCAAAAGACCTACGAAATCGTTGGCATGGTTGGCGCCGCATCACGCTGA
- a CDS encoding rhomboid family intramembrane serine protease, whose product MSSEHYTPAVNPLPPVVVALVLFIIGIELAFTLGSRGLIGGPAAVGWRLDAIQHYAFSADIFDWMVLNGRWPFEHLVRFVTYPFVSANFTQAIFVCVFVLAMGKMVGEVFGGVPMLLIFVVSGIGGALSYAVLLDPRYPLIGGFPPVYGLIGGFTWLLWRKLSLVGANQARAFQLIAVLMGIQFLFGLIFGGNAEWVADLGGFATGFGMSFLVAPGAWARIVGRIRRD is encoded by the coding sequence ATGAGCAGTGAGCATTACACACCCGCCGTAAACCCGTTGCCGCCCGTTGTGGTGGCGCTGGTTCTGTTCATCATCGGCATCGAACTGGCCTTCACGCTGGGATCGCGCGGTTTGATCGGAGGGCCGGCGGCCGTGGGTTGGCGTCTGGACGCGATACAGCACTATGCCTTCTCGGCAGATATTTTCGATTGGATGGTGCTGAACGGGCGTTGGCCGTTCGAACATCTGGTCCGGTTCGTGACCTATCCCTTTGTATCCGCCAACTTTACGCAGGCGATTTTTGTCTGTGTCTTCGTTCTGGCGATGGGAAAAATGGTTGGTGAGGTTTTCGGTGGTGTCCCCATGCTGCTGATCTTCGTCGTCTCGGGGATTGGCGGCGCGTTGAGTTATGCCGTTTTGCTGGACCCGCGCTATCCCCTGATCGGAGGGTTTCCACCTGTTTATGGCCTGATCGGAGGATTCACGTGGTTGTTGTGGCGCAAACTGTCGCTTGTGGGGGCAAATCAGGCAAGGGCGTTCCAACTGATCGCCGTTCTGATGGGCATTCAGTTCCTATTTGGTCTGATCTTCGGCGGAAACGCGGAATGGGTCGCCGATCTGGGTGGGTTTGCCACCGGCTTTGGCATGTCATTTCTGGTGGCGCCGGGGGCCTGGGCCCGGATCGTCGGGCGCATCCGCCGCGATTGA
- a CDS encoding YraN family protein — protein sequence MGRRAIQGSVSYQAGQSAELRVASDYERRGFAIAHRRWRGAGGEIDLIVRDGDGLVFIEVKKSSSFEKAAARISQRQIDRICASAAQYLENEPGGQLTNVRFDAALVDGTGAVQIIENAFGHA from the coding sequence ATGGGGCGGCGTGCAATTCAGGGCTCGGTTTCCTATCAGGCGGGGCAGTCAGCCGAGCTTCGGGTCGCCTCGGACTACGAGCGCCGGGGGTTTGCAATTGCGCATCGCCGGTGGCGGGGTGCCGGTGGTGAAATCGATCTGATTGTGCGGGACGGCGATGGGCTGGTGTTCATCGAGGTCAAGAAAAGCTCCAGTTTCGAAAAAGCTGCAGCCCGGATCAGCCAAAGACAAATCGACCGAATCTGTGCTTCAGCCGCGCAATACCTGGAAAACGAACCGGGTGGGCAATTGACCAATGTCCGATTTGACGCGGCACTGGTAGATGGCACTGGCGCGGTTCAAATCATCGAAAACGCCTTCGGTCACGCCTAA
- the rsmI gene encoding 16S rRNA (cytidine(1402)-2'-O)-methyltransferase: MNFQKIRLAAGLYFVATPIGTARDITLRALDVLASADVIAAEDTRSLRRLMEIHGIPLEGRHIQAYHDHSGAGARGRLMDALAQGQSVAYASEAGMPLIADPGYDLGKQAAEAGHMVTCAPGASAAITALTLAGLPTDSFFFAGFLPNASGARRTRIETLKNIPGTLVFYESPKRVSASLADLADCLGADRQAALCRELTKKFEEIRRGSLADLAAEIQEKPVKGEIVLLVDRGHSQSVNESDVEEALKRALETHSVRDAADLVSEMYDLPRRPIYQKALKLGKG, encoded by the coding sequence TTGAATTTCCAAAAGATCAGATTGGCTGCGGGCCTGTATTTTGTTGCCACTCCGATCGGAACCGCGCGCGACATTACGCTCAGGGCGCTGGATGTTCTGGCCTCGGCCGATGTGATAGCGGCGGAGGACACCCGGAGCCTGCGGCGGTTGATGGAAATCCATGGCATCCCCCTGGAGGGTCGGCATATCCAAGCCTACCATGATCACAGCGGCGCCGGGGCGCGTGGCAGGCTTATGGATGCCCTGGCACAGGGGCAATCGGTCGCCTATGCATCCGAGGCGGGTATGCCGCTGATCGCTGATCCGGGATATGATCTGGGCAAACAGGCGGCCGAAGCCGGGCATATGGTGACCTGTGCGCCCGGGGCTTCCGCCGCCATAACAGCGCTGACCCTGGCGGGTCTGCCAACGGATTCGTTCTTTTTCGCAGGTTTCTTGCCGAACGCATCAGGTGCACGCCGGACCCGGATTGAGACGTTGAAAAACATACCAGGCACCTTGGTGTTCTATGAATCCCCAAAACGCGTCTCGGCCAGCCTTGCAGATCTTGCGGATTGCCTGGGGGCAGACCGTCAGGCGGCTTTGTGCCGTGAACTGACAAAAAAATTCGAAGAAATCCGCCGTGGAAGCCTGGCCGATCTGGCGGCAGAAATTCAGGAAAAACCGGTCAAGGGTGAGATCGTTCTGCTGGTGGACCGTGGCCATTCGCAAAGCGTTAACGAATCCGACGTAGAAGAGGCTTTGAAACGAGCTTTGGAAACTCATTCGGTCAGGGACGCAGCGGATCTTGTGTCAGAAATGTATGATCTGCCGCGCCGTCCAATTTACCAGAAAGCTCTGAAACTGGGAAAGGGATGA
- a CDS encoding [protein-PII] uridylyltransferase: protein MTLPRKASLVPVSERSGETMAPDGALICPAENIFDSVSVNDALAEVFETSSDNSKMRSETVRILRDAQKAGRKAIADAFSERPFDARALTRSYTYLTDQLVGTAMLVSSTRLHPLATPTQGEKIAVLAVGGYGRGEMAPSSDVDLLFLTPYKITAWAESVIESMLYILWDLRLKVGHSSRTIKDCLRLGTEDFTIRTAMLEQRYLAGDKALADELERRLKTELFKGTEREFIEAKLNERDERHLKQGERYKVEPNVKEGKGGLRDLQSLYWIAKYIYGVQDVAELVPLGLFTPEEFKTFVQAEEFLWAVRSHLHLVTGRATEQLTFDMQVEVAARMGYEDHAGRRAVEVFMQRYFREATRVGELTRIFLTKLEALHVKGAPLLERIFRRRRRVKAGYRVVHGRLDVADPDKFLSDKVNLLRLFEEGLRTGMLIHPDAMRLVAANLHLIDDEMRNDKEARRIFLDLMLKHGNPERALRRMNELGVLSAFLPEFEPIVAMMQFNMYHSYTVDEHTIQCIVNLAQIERGELIESLPLASSILKGGVNRKVLYVALLLHDIAKGRPEDHSILGAQIARKVAPRLGLNKADSETVEWLVRYHLLMSDMAQKRDISDPRTVRDFAKAVQTVKRLDLLTVLTVCDIRGVGPNTWNNWKATLLRALHAETKRALETGMEDLNRANRGAEAKKALRTELAAWSKADLKSETGRHYDPYWQGLNLATHVEFANMLRALEQSGDPGAMEIRLQPDEDRDATRACFAMGDHPGIFARIAGALALVGANVVDARSYTTKDGYVTDAFWIQDAEGHPFEASRLPRLTQMIHKTLRGEVVAKEALKSRDKIKKRERAFNVPTHITFDNDGSEIYTIIEVDTRDRPGLLFDLTRTLAAANVYIANAVIATYGEQVVDTFYVKDMFGLKYHSESKQRGLEAKLRKAITEGAERAAS, encoded by the coding sequence TTGACCCTGCCCCGCAAAGCTTCTCTGGTGCCGGTTTCTGAGCGATCGGGCGAGACCATGGCGCCGGATGGCGCGCTAATTTGCCCTGCCGAAAACATCTTTGACAGCGTCAGCGTCAATGATGCGCTGGCCGAGGTGTTCGAGACCAGCTCTGACAACAGCAAAATGCGTTCTGAAACAGTGCGCATTCTGCGCGACGCTCAGAAAGCGGGTCGCAAAGCCATTGCCGATGCCTTCAGCGAACGTCCGTTCGACGCGCGTGCGCTGACCCGGTCCTATACCTACCTGACGGACCAGCTGGTCGGAACCGCGATGCTGGTCTCCAGCACGCGCCTGCACCCGCTTGCGACGCCAACACAAGGTGAAAAGATCGCCGTACTGGCCGTTGGCGGATATGGGCGCGGTGAAATGGCACCGTCTTCTGATGTCGATCTGCTGTTTCTGACCCCGTACAAAATCACCGCCTGGGCCGAGAGCGTCATTGAATCGATGCTTTATATCCTTTGGGATCTCAGGCTTAAGGTCGGGCATTCCTCGCGCACGATCAAAGACTGCCTTCGGCTGGGCACCGAGGATTTCACGATCCGCACGGCAATGCTTGAACAACGCTATCTGGCGGGCGACAAGGCGTTGGCCGACGAGCTTGAGCGACGCCTGAAAACCGAGCTGTTCAAAGGAACCGAGCGGGAATTCATCGAAGCCAAACTGAACGAACGAGATGAGCGTCACCTGAAACAGGGAGAGCGCTACAAGGTCGAACCCAATGTGAAAGAGGGCAAAGGGGGGTTGCGCGACCTCCAATCCCTCTACTGGATCGCAAAGTACATCTATGGCGTTCAGGACGTGGCCGAACTTGTGCCTTTGGGTCTGTTCACCCCGGAAGAGTTCAAGACTTTCGTTCAGGCCGAAGAATTTCTTTGGGCTGTTCGTTCGCATTTGCATCTGGTGACGGGTCGCGCCACCGAGCAACTGACTTTTGACATGCAGGTCGAGGTTGCCGCGCGCATGGGCTATGAGGATCACGCCGGTCGCCGGGCGGTCGAGGTGTTCATGCAACGCTATTTCCGCGAAGCCACGCGTGTCGGCGAGTTGACGCGGATTTTTCTGACGAAGCTTGAGGCGCTGCACGTGAAAGGCGCACCTTTGCTGGAGCGTATTTTCCGCAGGCGCCGTCGGGTCAAAGCGGGATACCGGGTTGTTCACGGTCGTCTGGACGTAGCGGACCCTGACAAATTTCTGTCCGACAAGGTAAACCTTCTGCGCCTGTTCGAAGAAGGCTTGCGAACGGGAATGCTGATCCATCCGGATGCCATGCGTCTGGTGGCGGCAAATCTGCATCTGATCGACGACGAAATGCGCAATGACAAAGAGGCGCGGCGCATCTTTCTGGACCTGATGCTGAAACACGGCAACCCAGAGCGAGCCTTGCGGCGGATGAACGAACTGGGCGTACTATCCGCCTTCCTGCCCGAGTTCGAGCCCATCGTGGCCATGATGCAGTTCAACATGTACCACAGCTATACGGTGGACGAGCATACCATCCAGTGCATCGTAAATCTGGCCCAGATCGAACGCGGAGAGTTGATTGAATCGCTGCCTCTTGCCTCATCGATTCTGAAAGGTGGGGTCAATCGCAAGGTGCTGTATGTCGCCCTGTTGCTGCATGATATCGCGAAGGGGCGCCCCGAGGATCACTCGATCCTTGGGGCACAGATCGCGCGCAAGGTGGCACCAAGACTGGGCCTGAACAAAGCAGATTCGGAAACGGTCGAATGGCTGGTGCGCTATCACCTGCTGATGTCCGACATGGCACAGAAACGTGACATTTCAGACCCCCGCACAGTGCGTGATTTCGCCAAGGCAGTTCAAACCGTCAAACGGCTGGACCTGTTGACCGTTCTGACCGTCTGCGACATTCGCGGCGTGGGGCCGAACACATGGAACAACTGGAAAGCCACGCTTTTGCGTGCCCTTCACGCTGAAACCAAGCGCGCGCTGGAAACCGGGATGGAGGACCTCAACCGCGCCAATCGCGGCGCCGAGGCAAAGAAAGCCCTGCGCACCGAACTGGCAGCCTGGTCCAAGGCCGACCTCAAATCCGAGACGGGGCGCCACTACGACCCGTATTGGCAGGGTCTCAATCTGGCCACACATGTCGAGTTTGCGAACATGCTGCGTGCGCTGGAACAAAGCGGCGACCCCGGCGCGATGGAGATCCGCCTGCAACCGGACGAGGATCGCGACGCAACCCGAGCCTGTTTTGCCATGGGCGACCACCCCGGTATCTTTGCCCGCATTGCCGGCGCGCTGGCCCTGGTTGGCGCGAATGTCGTGGATGCGCGCAGCTATACGACCAAAGACGGCTATGTCACCGATGCATTCTGGATTCAAGACGCCGAAGGGCACCCGTTTGAAGCCTCGCGCCTGCCACGTCTTACACAGATGATCCATAAGACATTGCGCGGCGAAGTGGTTGCGAAGGAGGCGTTGAAGTCACGCGACAAGATCAAGAAACGCGAGCGTGCCTTCAACGTTCCAACGCATATCACCTTCGACAATGACGGTTCTGAAATATACACGATCATCGAAGTGGACACCCGCGACCGTCCGGGTCTGTTGTTCGATCTGACCCGGACCCTCGCCGCAGCGAATGTCTACATCGCCAATGCCGTGATCGCGACCTATGGAGAACAGGTGGTCGATACATTTTACGTCAAGGATATGTTCGGCTTGAAATATCATTCGGAAAGCAAGCAACGTGGGCTTGAGGCCAAGCTGCGCAAGGCGATCACCGAAGGCGCCGAGCGTGCGGCCTCATGA
- a CDS encoding universal stress protein: MRKFLVVLDDSRECLNAMRFAAMRAAHTGGGVTVLSVIPPDEFNHWIGVAETMREEARERIHAHFEVFAKWMRDKQNVEPELAIREGDPVAQIIEHVQSDPEIGVLVLGAGTDKKGPGPLVTQLTKNSGSLPIPITIVPGNLSKEKLEEIT, from the coding sequence ATGCGTAAGTTCCTAGTCGTTCTGGATGACAGCCGCGAATGCCTGAACGCGATGCGGTTTGCCGCGATGCGGGCTGCCCATACCGGAGGTGGTGTGACGGTCCTGTCTGTCATCCCGCCCGACGAGTTCAATCACTGGATCGGTGTGGCCGAAACCATGCGTGAAGAAGCCCGCGAACGTATCCACGCGCATTTCGAAGTGTTTGCCAAATGGATGCGGGACAAGCAGAACGTGGAACCGGAACTGGCCATTCGCGAAGGCGATCCCGTGGCACAGATCATCGAACATGTTCAGTCCGATCCCGAGATTGGTGTTCTTGTACTTGGGGCAGGGACCGACAAGAAAGGTCCTGGTCCGTTGGTGACTCAACTGACGAAGAATTCGGGTAGCCTGCCGATTCCGATCACGATCGTTCCGGGCAATCTGAGCAAAGAGAAACTGGAAGAAATAACCTGA